A section of the Flavobacteriales bacterium genome encodes:
- a CDS encoding copper resistance protein NlpE N-terminal domain-containing protein, whose product MHRHGPAALLTAVLVLASCSHGPAGKQEPSATPAATPAPTAAPGHYAAVLPCADCEGIRTDVQLWSFGGCVVQRQQRRNGELEEATCSWGRWRMDEQGRLELTLAGGEQVEHYTIRTDGSLVAQDGAGGDALDTVAYALHREAADLTPTVGEALKGSFFQGRPNVWNFRECHSGRLMLVRFDPEAADIEEGFRKAGGDPAAGLVVELGGVMQPTPLTDDQGTVTLLTIKRWDRFLPGETCPY is encoded by the coding sequence ATGCATCGCCATGGACCTGCGGCCCTGTTGACCGCCGTGCTCGTTCTTGCCTCCTGTTCCCACGGACCTGCCGGAAAGCAGGAGCCCTCGGCCACGCCGGCCGCCACCCCGGCCCCGACCGCCGCGCCCGGCCACTATGCGGCCGTGCTTCCCTGTGCCGATTGTGAGGGCATCCGCACGGATGTCCAGCTCTGGTCCTTCGGGGGCTGCGTGGTGCAGCGGCAACAGCGACGCAACGGGGAACTTGAGGAGGCCACGTGCTCCTGGGGCCGTTGGCGCATGGACGAGCAGGGCCGGCTGGAGCTCACGCTTGCAGGTGGTGAACAGGTCGAGCACTACACCATACGGACGGATGGTTCGTTGGTGGCGCAGGATGGCGCGGGTGGGGACGCCCTGGACACCGTGGCCTATGCCCTGCACCGCGAGGCTGCCGACCTGACACCAACGGTCGGCGAGGCGCTGAAAGGCTCCTTCTTCCAGGGCCGTCCCAACGTGTGGAACTTCCGCGAGTGCCACAGTGGCCGCCTGATGCTGGTGCGCTTCGATCCGGAGGCGGCCGACATCGAGGAGGGCTTCCGCAAGGCCGGGGGCGACCCGGCCGCTGGCCTGGTGGTGGAACTGGGCGGCGTGATGCAACCCACCCCGCTCACCGACGATCAGGGCACCGTGACCCTGTTGACCATCAAACGCTGGGACCGCTTCCTCCCCGGCGAGACCTGCCCCTATTGA
- a CDS encoding asparagine synthetase B: MLLLALALFAGLGLQASRLLIPMDGSQRDHLKAYGIAYWTLQRDVTVEWLLNYRGGSFLIDHIPAIEQECSIRGVTHQVIADAQAAAILAEIADPEVNMEVVKLEKAPRIAVYAPASFQPWDDAVALVMTYAEIPYERIYDPEVIAGVLPQYDWLHLHHEDFTGQYGKFYRNYRNAPWYIAQVKESEEMAASLGFAKVSQMKLAVATRIRDYVAGGGYLFTMCSGTDSYDIALAAEGVDICTPEFDHDPIDPAAQQKIDFNRSFAFKDFRLVVDPMVYEFSNIDATDIHGSIGQERDFFTLFDFSAKWDIVPTMLCQSHEQVVRGFMGQTTAFRKGLVKPGVTVMGENKAQGTVKYIHGEYALGQWTYYGGHDPEDYQHMVGDPPTDLSLHPNSSGYRLILNNILFPAARKRKQKT, from the coding sequence ATCCTCCTCCTCGCCCTGGCCCTCTTCGCGGGCCTGGGGCTGCAGGCCTCGCGGCTGTTGATCCCCATGGACGGCAGCCAGCGCGACCACCTGAAGGCTTACGGCATCGCCTATTGGACGCTGCAGCGCGATGTGACCGTGGAGTGGCTGCTGAACTACCGCGGCGGCAGCTTCCTGATCGACCACATCCCCGCCATCGAGCAGGAGTGCAGCATCCGCGGGGTCACCCACCAGGTGATCGCCGACGCGCAGGCCGCCGCCATCCTGGCCGAGATCGCCGACCCCGAGGTGAACATGGAGGTGGTGAAGCTGGAGAAGGCCCCCCGCATCGCCGTGTACGCCCCCGCCAGCTTCCAGCCCTGGGATGATGCCGTCGCCCTGGTGATGACCTACGCGGAGATCCCCTACGAACGCATCTACGACCCCGAGGTGATCGCCGGCGTATTGCCGCAGTACGACTGGCTGCACCTGCACCACGAGGACTTCACCGGCCAGTACGGCAAGTTCTACCGCAACTACCGCAACGCGCCGTGGTACATCGCCCAGGTGAAGGAGAGCGAGGAGATGGCCGCCTCCCTCGGCTTCGCCAAGGTGAGCCAGATGAAGCTGGCCGTGGCCACCCGCATCCGCGACTACGTGGCCGGCGGCGGCTACCTCTTCACCATGTGCAGCGGTACGGACAGCTACGACATCGCCCTGGCCGCCGAAGGCGTCGACATCTGCACCCCGGAGTTCGACCACGACCCCATCGACCCGGCGGCCCAGCAGAAGATCGACTTCAACCGCAGCTTCGCCTTCAAGGACTTCCGCCTGGTGGTGGACCCGATGGTGTACGAGTTCAGCAACATCGACGCCACGGACATCCACGGCAGCATCGGACAGGAGCGCGATTTCTTCACCCTGTTCGACTTCAGCGCGAAGTGGGACATCGTGCCCACCATGCTGTGCCAGAGCCACGAGCAGGTGGTGCGCGGCTTCATGGGCCAGACCACGGCCTTCCGGAAGGGCCTGGTGAAGCCCGGTGTCACCGTGATGGGTGAGAACAAGGCGCAGGGCACCGTGAAGTACATCCACGGCGAATACGCGCTGGGCCAGTGGACCTATTATGGCGGCCACGATCCGGAGGACTACCAGCACATGGTGGGCGACCCGCCGACGGACCTGAGCCTGCACCCCAACAGCAGCGGCTACCGGTTGATCCTGAACAACATCCTGTTCCCGGCCGCCCGCAAACGCAAGCAGAAGACCTGA
- the dnaB gene encoding replicative DNA helicase → MADTPPIRADRRRRTAPSLLDPALEAGKLPPQAPELEQAVLGALMLERNAVNEAIDILSPDSFYVEAHKRIFDAVQGLFRSDQPIDILTVTEELRKRGELDVVGGPFYISQLTNKVASSANVQYHARIISQKHILRELIRISAETMRDAFDETADVFDLLDKTEQDLYGITSGNLKRNYEPMSDLIRDAIAQIESAKHNTGGVSGVPTGFVKLDKLTAGWQRSDMVIVAARPGMGKCLGKGTKVLMYDGSLRNVEDVLVGELLMGDDSTPRMVLSLARGRERMYWVHQNSGISYRVNESHILSLKRSRNEGGHVHGEVLNIEVRDWLSRSEKFRSNYKGYKVAVEFPERALPIDPYFLGLWLGDGHSYSSRITTTEPEVIAYLGGMARDRELELVEYVQEGRTNNDAVTQGRRGGRDLPSVQADLRALDLLENKHIPQAYLINSSDNRLRLLAGLLDSDGHYAQEFNVFEITQKNEGLARQIKFLADSLGFKTSITAKTASIKERGFSSQVWRVRIGGDLQRIPVRVERKKPRVAAPTRDHQHTGIRVEFDREDDYYGFEIDGNRLFLLEDMTVTHNTAFVLSMARNIAVEQKRAVAVFSLEMSSTQLVTRLIASEAGISSEKLRKGDLNDQEFALLHQHISRLDKAPIFIDDTPALNIFELRAKCRRLKSQHNVELIIIDYLQLMTSGTDNKGGNREQEISSISRSIKSIAKELDVPIIALSQLSRAVETRGGDKRPQLSDLRESGAIEQDADLVCFLYRPEYYKIYEDHYGSTLGIGECIIAKHRNGALDTVLLRFIPELAKFADLETTPVAFDAGGTGSDGMRTITRPSRMNDDADEAPF, encoded by the coding sequence ATGGCCGACACCCCGCCGATCCGCGCCGACCGCCGGCGCCGCACCGCTCCGTCCCTGCTCGACCCCGCCCTGGAGGCCGGCAAACTGCCGCCGCAGGCGCCCGAGCTGGAGCAGGCCGTGCTGGGCGCGCTGATGCTGGAGCGCAACGCGGTGAACGAGGCCATCGACATCCTGAGCCCCGACAGCTTCTACGTGGAGGCGCACAAGCGCATCTTCGACGCGGTGCAGGGCCTCTTCCGCAGCGACCAGCCCATCGACATCCTGACGGTGACCGAAGAGCTGCGCAAGCGCGGCGAGCTGGACGTGGTGGGCGGGCCCTTCTACATCAGCCAGCTCACCAACAAGGTGGCGAGCAGCGCGAACGTGCAGTACCACGCGCGCATCATCAGCCAGAAGCACATCCTGCGCGAGCTGATCCGCATCAGTGCCGAGACGATGCGCGACGCCTTCGACGAGACGGCGGACGTGTTCGACCTGCTGGACAAGACCGAGCAGGACCTCTACGGCATCACCAGCGGCAACCTGAAGCGCAACTACGAGCCGATGAGCGACCTGATCCGGGACGCCATCGCGCAGATCGAGAGCGCCAAGCACAACACCGGCGGGGTGAGCGGCGTGCCCACGGGCTTCGTGAAGCTGGACAAGCTGACCGCGGGCTGGCAGCGCAGCGACATGGTGATCGTGGCGGCGCGGCCCGGCATGGGGAAATGCCTGGGCAAGGGCACCAAGGTGCTGATGTACGACGGTTCGTTGCGCAATGTGGAGGATGTGCTGGTCGGCGAGCTGCTGATGGGCGACGATTCCACGCCGAGAATGGTGTTGAGCCTCGCGCGCGGCCGGGAACGGATGTACTGGGTGCACCAGAACAGCGGCATCAGTTACCGCGTCAACGAGTCGCACATCCTCTCCCTGAAGCGCAGCCGCAACGAGGGCGGGCATGTGCATGGTGAGGTGCTGAACATCGAGGTGCGCGACTGGCTTTCCCGTTCGGAGAAGTTCCGCAGCAATTACAAGGGCTACAAGGTGGCTGTGGAGTTCCCCGAGCGCGCGCTTCCCATCGACCCCTATTTCCTGGGCCTTTGGCTGGGCGACGGCCACAGCTACAGCTCGCGGATCACCACCACCGAGCCGGAGGTGATCGCCTACCTGGGCGGAATGGCCCGGGATCGTGAGCTCGAGCTGGTGGAATATGTGCAGGAGGGCCGCACGAACAACGACGCCGTGACCCAGGGCCGCCGGGGCGGTCGCGATCTGCCGAGCGTGCAGGCCGACCTGCGCGCGCTGGACCTGCTGGAGAACAAGCACATCCCGCAGGCGTACCTGATCAACTCGTCCGACAACCGCCTCAGGTTGCTCGCGGGTCTGCTGGACAGCGACGGCCACTATGCCCAGGAGTTCAACGTCTTCGAGATCACCCAGAAGAACGAAGGGTTGGCGCGGCAGATCAAGTTCCTGGCCGATTCGCTCGGGTTCAAGACCAGCATCACGGCCAAGACGGCCAGCATCAAGGAACGCGGCTTCTCCTCGCAGGTCTGGCGCGTCCGTATCGGAGGCGACCTTCAGCGCATCCCCGTCCGGGTGGAGCGGAAGAAGCCCCGGGTCGCCGCACCCACCAGGGATCATCAACACACCGGCATCCGGGTGGAGTTCGACCGGGAGGACGACTACTACGGTTTCGAGATCGACGGCAACCGGCTCTTCCTGCTGGAGGATATGACGGTGACGCACAACACCGCCTTCGTGCTCAGCATGGCCCGCAACATCGCCGTGGAGCAGAAGCGCGCGGTGGCCGTGTTCAGCCTGGAGATGAGCAGCACCCAGCTGGTGACCCGCCTGATCGCCAGCGAGGCCGGCATCAGCTCCGAGAAGCTGCGCAAGGGCGACCTCAACGACCAGGAGTTCGCCCTTCTGCACCAGCACATCAGCCGCCTGGACAAGGCGCCCATCTTCATCGACGACACGCCCGCGCTGAACATCTTCGAACTGCGCGCCAAATGCCGCCGCCTGAAGAGCCAGCACAACGTGGAGCTGATCATCATCGACTACCTGCAGCTGATGACCTCGGGCACCGACAACAAGGGCGGCAACCGCGAGCAGGAGATCAGCAGCATCAGCCGCAGCATCAAGAGCATCGCCAAGGAACTGGACGTGCCCATCATCGCCCTGAGCCAGCTGAGCCGTGCGGTGGAGACCCGCGGCGGCGACAAGAGACCGCAGCTCAGCGACCTGCGCGAATCGGGCGCCATCGAACAGGACGCCGACCTGGTCTGCTTCCTGTACCGCCCGGAGTACTACAAGATCTACGAGGACCACTACGGCAGCACCCTCGGCATCGGCGAGTGCATCATCGCCAAGCACCGGAACGGCGCCCTGGACACCGTGCTGCTGCGCTTCATCCCCGAGCTGGCTAAATTCGCTGACCTGGAGACGACACCGGTGGCCTTCGATGCCGGTGGCACGGGATCCGATGGCATGCGCACCATCACCCGACCCAGCCGGATGAACGACGATGCCGACGAAGCGCCCTTCTGA
- a CDS encoding PQQ-binding-like beta-propeller repeat protein, with protein sequence MDDAHRPSNAFRGRACPHAAALTMKLAAVLLLLVVTSCRKDEDREGPSVSILTPGAGAQLQIPGEVTVRAAVSDDRQVATVRFAVLDPQGIPVATSPAVTVGAATGEVERTLALSDESLRSGTYAIMVTASDGANESRAYRNLAVVEAPLRLRALHVVSAVGGQTAVLRIDSTGAAAPFATLDQDVRHAVLSSRSRALVIAGDVSGPVTALDAELGTVRWQLPNTNALGGTFFTGLDRIDDDRVLVARADGLLSAHAAFSGSGFFTASALDGRYPRRHTVVGGRLLSEQPLVAGSGRRLVLYTPYTGELLAERPLDLVLAGFAALDDDRVLLFGERNGDGVVQELNVELGGGWEPQALVGQPIRAVASAPGQVHALATPTGLLRYTYASNTVETLIAGQAVDAVARDAVSGALYIAVAGQVQRVDAGNGAVLQSWPLTGAAVALLPFYNREP encoded by the coding sequence GTGGATGACGCGCACCGCCCATCGAACGCCTTCCGCGGGCGCGCGTGCCCGCATGCCGCCGCGCTTACGATGAAGCTGGCCGCGGTCCTGCTGCTGCTCGTCGTCACCAGCTGCCGCAAGGACGAGGACCGCGAGGGACCCTCCGTCTCCATCCTCACGCCGGGTGCGGGCGCCCAGCTGCAGATCCCCGGCGAGGTGACTGTGCGCGCGGCCGTCAGCGACGACCGGCAGGTGGCCACCGTACGCTTCGCCGTGCTCGATCCCCAGGGCATTCCGGTGGCCACCAGCCCGGCGGTCACCGTCGGTGCCGCTACCGGCGAGGTGGAACGCACCCTGGCCCTGTCCGACGAGTCCTTGCGCTCAGGCACCTACGCGATCATGGTCACCGCCAGCGACGGGGCCAACGAAAGCCGCGCCTACCGGAACCTCGCGGTGGTCGAAGCGCCGCTGCGGCTTCGGGCCCTGCACGTGGTGAGCGCCGTCGGCGGGCAGACGGCTGTGCTGCGCATCGACAGCACCGGTGCCGCGGCGCCCTTCGCCACGCTGGACCAGGACGTGCGCCACGCGGTGCTCAGCTCCCGCTCGCGTGCCCTGGTGATCGCCGGCGACGTCAGCGGACCCGTCACGGCCCTCGATGCGGAGCTGGGGACCGTCCGCTGGCAGCTGCCCAACACCAACGCGCTCGGTGGCACCTTCTTCACCGGCCTCGACCGGATCGACGACGACCGTGTGCTGGTGGCCCGCGCGGATGGCCTGCTCAGCGCCCATGCGGCCTTCAGTGGCAGCGGGTTCTTCACCGCCTCGGCGCTGGACGGCCGCTATCCGCGCCGGCACACCGTGGTCGGTGGGCGCTTGCTGAGCGAACAACCCTTAGTGGCCGGCAGCGGCCGTCGGCTGGTGCTCTACACCCCGTACACCGGCGAACTGCTCGCCGAACGTCCGCTGGACCTGGTGCTCGCCGGCTTTGCCGCGCTGGACGACGACCGCGTGCTGCTGTTCGGGGAACGCAACGGCGATGGGGTGGTGCAGGAGCTCAACGTGGAGCTCGGTGGTGGATGGGAGCCGCAGGCGCTCGTCGGACAGCCCATCCGGGCGGTGGCCTCGGCGCCGGGACAGGTGCATGCCCTGGCCACGCCCACCGGGCTGCTGCGCTACACGTACGCCAGCAACACCGTGGAGACCCTGATCGCCGGTCAGGCGGTGGATGCGGTGGCGCGCGATGCCGTGTCCGGAGCGCTGTACATCGCGGTGGCCGGGCAGGTGCAGCGGGTGGACGCCGGCAACGGGGCGGTGCTGCAAAGCTGGCCGCTCACGGGAGCGGCGGTGGCGCTCCTGCCCTTCTACAACCGGGAGCCCTGA
- a CDS encoding acetyl-CoA carboxylase carboxyltransferase subunit alpha produces the protein MQTFLEFEKPIQNIIEQIEKLKEVAAQSAVDVQPTLRDLEKKLADTRREIYANLSPWERVQVSRHPDRPYTLKYIDVITDGSFVELHGDRTVKDDKAMVGGFGLLNGRSVMFVGQQKGINTKMRQYRNFGMANPEGYRKALRLMKLAEKFNKPVVTIIDTPGAYPGLEAEERGQGEAIARNLFEMMRLRVPVICIVIGEGASGGALGIGIGDKVLMLENTWYSVISPESCSSILWRSWDYKAQAAAALKLTAQDMLANKLIDGIIPEPVGGAHADIDGACRTVKAEVVKWLDKLAKTDPDKLVERRIKKFCDMGVVEKARPTSRTKAKA, from the coding sequence ATGCAGACCTTCCTGGAGTTCGAGAAGCCCATCCAGAACATCATCGAGCAGATCGAGAAGTTGAAGGAGGTGGCGGCGCAGAGCGCGGTGGACGTGCAGCCCACCCTGCGCGACCTGGAGAAGAAGCTCGCCGACACCCGGCGGGAGATCTACGCCAACCTGAGCCCGTGGGAGCGGGTGCAGGTGAGCCGCCATCCGGACCGGCCCTACACGCTGAAGTACATCGACGTGATCACCGACGGCAGCTTCGTGGAGCTGCACGGCGACCGCACCGTGAAGGACGACAAGGCGATGGTGGGCGGTTTCGGCCTGCTGAACGGCCGGTCGGTGATGTTCGTGGGTCAGCAGAAGGGCATCAACACCAAGATGCGCCAGTACCGCAACTTCGGCATGGCCAACCCGGAGGGCTACCGCAAGGCGCTGCGCCTGATGAAGCTCGCCGAGAAGTTCAACAAGCCGGTGGTGACCATCATCGACACGCCGGGCGCCTACCCGGGCCTGGAAGCCGAGGAGCGCGGGCAGGGCGAGGCCATCGCACGCAACCTCTTCGAGATGATGCGGCTGCGGGTGCCCGTGATCTGCATCGTGATCGGCGAGGGCGCCAGCGGCGGTGCGCTCGGCATCGGCATCGGCGACAAGGTGCTGATGCTGGAGAACACTTGGTACAGCGTGATCTCGCCCGAGTCGTGCAGCTCCATCCTGTGGCGCAGCTGGGACTACAAGGCGCAGGCCGCCGCGGCCCTGAAGCTCACCGCGCAGGACATGCTGGCCAACAAGCTCATCGACGGCATCATCCCCGAACCCGTGGGCGGCGCCCATGCCGACATCGACGGCGCCTGCCGCACCGTGAAGGCCGAGGTGGTGAAGTGGCTGGACAAGCTGGCCAAGACCGACCCCGACAAGCTGGTGGAGCGGCGCATCAAGAAGTTCTGCGACATGGGCGTGGTGGAGAAAGCGAGGCCCACCTCCAGGACCAAGGCGAAGGCCTGA
- the ispE gene encoding 4-(cytidine 5'-diphospho)-2-C-methyl-D-erythritol kinase yields MLVFPCAKINLGLNVVRLRSDGYRDIESVLVPIPLRDALEAVVDPSLEAGQVAVTRTGRPVPGDAGDDLVARAYRLVHARHPLPGLQVHLHKAIPIGAGLGGGSSDGAHMLQLLDRLFGLGLAPVVLHELAAQLGSDPPFFLQRGPCLAEGRGERLTPLPLALDGLWLVLVDPGIHVSTAEVYARTRPSEASVDLPAILRDPVGTWQGRLLNGMEEAVFTLHPAIGRIKRALLGAGAAYASMSGSGSSVFGLFTERPRFAALTFGAPHWTLPLGAGQEA; encoded by the coding sequence ATGCTGGTCTTCCCCTGCGCCAAGATCAACCTGGGCCTCAATGTGGTGCGGCTGCGCAGCGATGGCTACCGCGACATTGAGAGCGTGCTGGTGCCCATCCCCCTGCGCGATGCACTGGAGGCCGTCGTGGACCCTTCGCTCGAGGCGGGCCAGGTGGCGGTGACGCGCACCGGGCGACCCGTGCCCGGCGATGCGGGTGACGACCTGGTGGCGCGCGCCTACCGCCTGGTGCACGCGCGGCACCCCCTGCCGGGCCTGCAGGTGCACCTGCACAAGGCCATCCCCATCGGCGCCGGGCTGGGCGGTGGTTCGAGCGATGGCGCCCATATGCTGCAGCTGCTGGACCGCCTGTTCGGCCTGGGGCTCGCTCCGGTGGTGCTGCACGAACTGGCGGCGCAGCTGGGCAGCGATCCGCCCTTTTTCCTGCAGCGCGGGCCCTGCCTGGCCGAAGGCCGCGGCGAACGCCTCACCCCCCTGCCTCTGGCGCTGGACGGCCTGTGGCTGGTGCTGGTGGACCCCGGCATCCACGTGAGCACGGCCGAGGTCTACGCCCGCACCCGACCCAGCGAGGCCTCCGTGGACCTGCCGGCCATCCTGCGGGATCCCGTCGGCACCTGGCAGGGTCGTCTGCTCAACGGCATGGAGGAGGCCGTCTTCACGCTGCACCCGGCGATCGGCCGCATCAAACGGGCCCTGCTGGGGGCTGGGGCGGCCTACGCGAGCATGAGCGGGTCCGGGTCCTCCGTCTTCGGGCTCTTCACCGAACGGCCGCGGTTCGCCGCGCTCACTTTCGGGGCACCGCACTGGACCTTACCGCTCGGGGCGGGCCAGGAGGCCTAG
- a CDS encoding TlpA family protein disulfide reductase — MRTLLLAALLLAKPLAAQRLAGRFVGPVPDSVLLFDTRGATHQILLRSPVSTGGEFAFPADAIPGPGFYQVAVNDTDRADLILDPREQEVVLLFPGRPLQSNITVLRSPENERLWAYKAVSRETQAMKKAADLERVGLRVDDVVRSQQLDSIARQADAIKDAHLDRLIAEHPESYFARVVSADRALMGLQGRPPMDVARAFAFDDEGLMRSAVHPQAVLVFLRNIRAVSEEQFVNAADTLIHLTGACTACRRHMIEHLVEIFATYGPDIALQHLIDRYVDREAGALRFSSVTLEKVTAFQRVSVGQVGPDAPLKDPVTGAVRPLSELARGHRAVVLFFYSSTCDHCHEQMPGLARLYTERAADGVQVIGVALDDDASLIEATRTAKGLTFPCFSHLLGWGDPAARAYAVQGTPTLFVLDGDLRIQAKPRDAAEAREVVLGLLARPER, encoded by the coding sequence ATGCGCACCCTGCTCCTCGCCGCGCTCCTCCTGGCCAAGCCGCTCGCGGCCCAACGCCTTGCCGGCCGCTTCGTCGGCCCGGTGCCCGACTCCGTCCTGCTCTTCGACACACGGGGCGCCACCCATCAGATCCTCCTGCGCAGCCCGGTCAGCACCGGTGGTGAGTTCGCCTTCCCGGCCGACGCCATCCCGGGCCCTGGCTTCTACCAGGTCGCCGTCAACGACACCGATCGAGCGGACCTCATTCTCGACCCCCGCGAACAGGAGGTCGTCCTGCTCTTCCCCGGCCGCCCGTTGCAGTCGAACATCACCGTGCTGCGCAGCCCCGAGAACGAACGCCTCTGGGCCTACAAGGCCGTGAGCCGCGAGACCCAGGCCATGAAGAAGGCCGCCGACCTCGAGCGCGTGGGCCTGCGGGTGGACGACGTGGTCCGCAGCCAGCAGCTCGATTCCATCGCGCGCCAGGCCGACGCCATCAAGGACGCGCACCTCGATCGCCTCATCGCCGAGCACCCCGAGAGCTACTTCGCCAGGGTGGTTAGCGCCGACCGCGCGCTCATGGGCCTGCAGGGCCGGCCGCCGATGGACGTGGCCCGCGCCTTCGCCTTCGATGACGAGGGCCTCATGCGCAGCGCCGTCCATCCCCAGGCGGTGCTCGTCTTCCTGCGGAACATCCGGGCGGTGAGCGAGGAGCAGTTCGTCAACGCGGCGGATACCCTCATCCACCTCACGGGCGCGTGCACCGCCTGCCGGCGCCACATGATCGAGCACCTGGTGGAGATCTTCGCCACCTACGGCCCGGACATCGCGCTCCAGCACCTCATCGACCGCTATGTGGACCGCGAGGCCGGGGCGCTGCGCTTCTCGTCCGTCACCTTGGAGAAGGTCACGGCCTTCCAACGGGTGTCCGTGGGGCAGGTGGGGCCCGATGCGCCGCTGAAGGATCCCGTCACCGGTGCGGTGCGGCCGCTCTCCGAGCTGGCCCGGGGCCACCGCGCGGTGGTGCTCTTCTTCTACTCCAGCACCTGCGACCATTGCCACGAGCAGATGCCCGGCCTGGCCAGGCTGTACACCGAGCGTGCCGCTGATGGTGTGCAGGTGATCGGGGTGGCCCTGGACGATGATGCCAGCCTGATCGAAGCGACGCGCACCGCGAAGGGGCTCACCTTTCCCTGCTTCTCGCACCTGCTGGGCTGGGGCGATCCCGCCGCACGGGCCTATGCCGTGCAGGGCACCCCGACCTTGTTCGTCCTCGATGGCGACCTGCGCATCCAGGCCAAGCCCCGCGATGCCGCCGAGGCCCGCGAGGTGGTGCTAGGCCTCCTGGCCCGCCCCGAGCGGTAA
- a CDS encoding SDR family oxidoreductase, with protein MSTNDLVVVTGASRGVGREAVRALAGRHGLNVLAIARDEAALRSLQQACAGSPGRVEALALDLAADGAVDRVVQQVGERRVRGLLNNAGLLRKRAFGTWTAEDLRSLFLVNASVPFLLAQALADRLSGDPPGHVVNIGSMGGVQGSVKFPGLAGYSASKMALAGLTECLAEELSDRQVRCNCLALGAVDTDMLREAFPGYQAPVTAEAMGGEVARFLLEGHNYFNGKVLPMSLSTP; from the coding sequence ATGAGCACGAACGACCTCGTCGTGGTGACCGGCGCCAGCCGCGGTGTGGGCCGTGAGGCGGTCCGGGCTCTGGCCGGCAGGCACGGGCTGAATGTCCTGGCGATCGCGCGGGATGAAGCGGCCCTGCGCTCCCTGCAGCAGGCGTGCGCCGGATCCCCGGGGCGGGTGGAGGCCCTGGCGCTCGATCTGGCCGCGGATGGTGCGGTGGACCGGGTGGTGCAGCAGGTGGGTGAGCGTCGGGTGCGGGGATTGCTCAACAACGCGGGCCTGCTGCGAAAGCGGGCCTTCGGCACCTGGACCGCGGAAGATCTGCGGAGCCTGTTCCTGGTGAACGCATCGGTCCCCTTCCTGCTCGCGCAGGCGTTGGCCGACCGGCTGAGCGGCGATCCGCCGGGGCATGTGGTGAACATCGGCAGCATGGGCGGGGTGCAGGGCAGCGTGAAGTTCCCTGGCCTGGCCGGCTATAGTGCGTCGAAGATGGCGCTGGCGGGGCTCACCGAATGCCTGGCCGAGGAGCTGAGCGACCGGCAGGTTCGCTGTAACTGCCTGGCCCTGGGGGCGGTGGACACCGATATGCTGCGTGAGGCCTTCCCCGGATACCAAGCCCCGGTGACGGCCGAGGCCATGGGAGGGGAGGTGGCCCGCTTCCTCCTCGAAGGTCATAACTACTTCAACGGCAAGGTGTTACCGATGTCGCTGAGCACCCCTTGA